The Anaerolineae bacterium nucleotide sequence GGTACGGCGTAGGTGGAACTGCTGATAGAGCGGGACCTCCTCTCCCCCCCACTGGAGCTTGAACTTGTGCTGGCCCGACCCGATCCGGCACCGGCCCAGGTCCAGGCGCCGGAACCCCTCCTGGCAGCCGTAGCGGATGGACTCCCAGTACATCAGATGGTTGGGACGCTGGCTGAAGTGTGCCGCCAGCGACGCACCCCACACGCCGGACATGGTGTCCCCCAGGAGGAACTGCAGCCCGCCGCCGGCCATCGTTTCCCCCTCCCAGATGCCTAGCAGCCATAGCTGTCCGTCGAAGACCCGGACGGTCTCGGTCAGCAGCCGCTTGCCGAACACCGGCGTGCCGGACTGGCGAACGAAGGCAGAGAACATGGCATAGAACTCGTTGAGCTGATCCATGCCGGAGCGCAAGGTGAGGCCCGAGGCCTCCGCCTTGCGAATGTGAGCTCGCAGGTCCTTGCGGAACCCGGCCCGAATCGCGTCCAGGCCCGGGCTTAAGTCCAC carries:
- a CDS encoding GNAT family N-acetyltransferase, coding for VRSLLQGHHFTTPPGGICAQSTEAGLALLERAQDLVAESGARFLAIRDSRERWDADLVTDDSQCTVVVDLSPGLDAIRAGFRKDLRAHIRKAEASGLTLRSGMDQLNEFYAMFSAFVRQSGTPVFGKRLLTETVRVFDGQLWLLGIWEGETMAGGGLQFLLGDTMSGVWGASLAAHFSQRPNHLMYWESIRYGCQEGFRRLDLGRCRIGSGQHKFKLQWGGEEVPLYQQFHLRRTDKRPLVADDVASGRARPLARLWGRLPLPVTRLMGPVIRRHLPFV